The Cohnella abietis genome has a segment encoding these proteins:
- a CDS encoding ABC transporter ATP-binding protein, producing the protein MLAIDVQQLRKQFRVQKNREGLKGAFKDLFKREHTEVTAVKDISFQIPQGEICGYIGENGAGKSTTIKMLTGILVPTSGKLVVNGYIPHKDREKFVQEIGVVFGQRSQLWWDIGVIESFRLLRKVYRVGEVDFRRRLDELVETLQLQELLNRPVRKLSLGQRMRCELVAALLHNPSILFLDEPTIGLDIVVKMEIREFLKRLNREQGTTILLTTHDLQDIEALCSRVIMLDDGRIIYDGGLEELKSRWGKGREVQFQFTEPVTLREISLLTGGLDVRWSIENDVTAKVWIPREMNVSEVLSRVVGLREISDIKIFETNTDEIVREIYQSGSADAPRDLSALSSEDAGGIESDKAGAGKL; encoded by the coding sequence ATGTTAGCAATAGATGTACAACAATTGCGCAAGCAATTCAGGGTTCAGAAAAACCGCGAAGGTCTCAAGGGAGCTTTTAAGGATCTATTTAAGCGTGAGCATACTGAGGTCACGGCGGTTAAGGATATCAGCTTTCAAATCCCTCAAGGTGAAATATGTGGCTATATTGGAGAAAATGGTGCCGGTAAATCAACAACAATTAAGATGCTAACTGGCATTCTGGTGCCCACCTCGGGCAAGCTTGTTGTTAATGGATATATTCCTCATAAGGATCGCGAGAAATTCGTGCAGGAAATCGGTGTTGTGTTCGGGCAACGGAGTCAGCTTTGGTGGGATATCGGTGTTATTGAGTCGTTTCGTCTGCTTCGCAAAGTGTATCGGGTGGGAGAGGTTGATTTCCGCCGCCGATTAGATGAATTGGTTGAGACATTGCAGCTACAGGAGCTACTTAATCGACCTGTCCGCAAGCTGAGTCTTGGACAACGGATGCGTTGCGAGCTTGTTGCGGCGCTTCTTCATAATCCGTCGATCTTGTTCTTGGACGAGCCGACTATTGGACTTGATATCGTTGTTAAAATGGAAATCCGCGAATTTCTCAAACGATTAAATCGGGAGCAAGGAACCACTATCCTGTTAACGACGCATGATTTGCAGGATATTGAGGCGCTTTGCTCTCGCGTTATTATGCTCGATGATGGCCGTATTATCTATGATGGCGGACTAGAGGAGCTTAAATCGCGTTGGGGCAAAGGGCGTGAGGTGCAGTTCCAATTTACCGAACCGGTAACATTAAGAGAGATTTCTCTTCTGACCGGTGGTTTGGACGTTCGGTGGTCTATTGAGAACGATGTGACTGCCAAGGTTTGGATTCCACGTGAGATGAATGTTTCTGAGGTGCTTTCCCGTGTTGTCGGTTTAAGAGAAATTAGCGATATCAAAATTTTTGAGACAAATACGGATGAAATCGTTCGGGAAATTTATCAATCAGGCAGTGCCGATGCGCCACGGGACTTGTCAGCTCTGTCCTCGGAGGATGCTGGTGGCATTGAATCGGACAAAGCAGGGGCTGGGAAGCTATGA
- a CDS encoding ABC transporter permease has protein sequence MTSAYLDFVRIRFLMMLAYRVNYYSGIIIYAINIGAYYFLWKAIYGSAETLQGFTVIQMSTYVAVSWMARAFYYNNLDREISNEIVDGSVAIQIIRPYSYLLVKMMQGFGEGLFRLLLFMVPGMVIVSFIFPITLPTDPVQWIVFFVMIWFSFLINSQINILTGLGAFFFENNQGIMSMKRIMVDLLSGVIVPMAFFPGWAISIMNWLPFQAITYLPGSVFTGRIQGDAVWNALLVQVIWTAVLIVPIMLLWRVARRRLFVQGG, from the coding sequence ATGACCAGTGCCTATTTGGATTTCGTTCGCATCCGGTTTCTGATGATGCTTGCTTATCGTGTGAATTATTATAGCGGGATCATTATATATGCGATTAATATTGGGGCTTATTATTTTCTATGGAAAGCCATTTACGGAAGTGCTGAGACGCTGCAAGGCTTTACGGTTATCCAGATGTCTACTTATGTAGCTGTATCTTGGATGGCTAGGGCGTTTTATTACAATAATCTGGACCGAGAAATATCGAATGAAATCGTGGACGGTAGCGTGGCCATCCAGATTATACGACCCTATTCATATTTACTCGTGAAAATGATGCAGGGCTTCGGAGAAGGCTTGTTCAGGTTACTATTGTTCATGGTTCCGGGAATGGTTATTGTTTCGTTTATTTTTCCAATCACATTGCCAACAGACCCTGTGCAGTGGATTGTGTTTTTCGTGATGATTTGGTTCAGCTTTCTCATCAACTCGCAGATCAATATTTTAACGGGACTAGGCGCATTCTTCTTTGAGAACAACCAAGGCATTATGTCCATGAAAAGAATCATGGTCGACTTACTGTCTGGAGTTATCGTCCCTATGGCCTTTTTCCCGGGATGGGCTATTTCAATTATGAACTGGCTTCCCTTCCAAGCGATTACGTATTTGCCTGGCTCTGTTTTCACAGGGCGGATTCAGGGTGATGCCGTATGGAATGCTTTGCTAGTTCAGGTGATTTGGACAGCCGTACTCATCGTACCCATCATGCTGTTATGGCGTGTGGCGCGACGGCGGTTGTTCGTGCAGGGAGGTTGA